One Peribacillus simplex NBRC 15720 = DSM 1321 genomic region harbors:
- the ahrC gene encoding transcriptional regulator AhrC/ArgR: protein MNKGQRHIKIRDIITNNDIETQDELVEELKLAGYNVTQATVSRDIKELHLVKVPLTDGRYKYSLPADQRFNPLQKLKRILVDAFVRIDSANNLLVMKMLPGNAQAICALIDNLNWQEILGTIGGDDTCLIICRSEEDAKIISGKFLDML, encoded by the coding sequence ATGAATAAAGGACAACGACATATAAAAATAAGGGACATTATAACGAATAATGATATCGAAACCCAGGATGAGTTAGTTGAAGAATTGAAATTAGCTGGATACAATGTAACTCAAGCTACTGTTTCAAGGGATATTAAAGAGCTTCACCTTGTAAAAGTTCCTTTAACGGATGGAAGGTATAAATACAGTCTGCCGGCCGACCAACGTTTCAATCCACTTCAAAAATTAAAGAGAATCCTTGTTGATGCATTTGTACGCATTGACTCAGCCAACAATTTACTGGTTATGAAGATGCTCCCAGGTAATGCCCAGGCAATCTGTGCATTGATCGATAATTTAAATTGGCAAGAAATACTCGGGACGATCGGCGGCGATGATACTTGTTTAATTATCTGCCGTTCTGAGGAAGATGCAAAGATCATTTCCGGCAAATTCTTGGACATGCTCTAA
- the recN gene encoding DNA repair protein RecN: MLTELSIRNFAIIDSLSVSFEKGLTVLTGETGAGKSIIIDAVHLLVGGRGSAEFIRHGESKAEIEGLFQIEDEKHPVFAKAEEFGLDMNDGMAILRRDISQSGKSVCRVNGKLVTISTLREIGRTLIDIHGQHEHQELMDERLHLPLLDQFGGEKIASALTEYQKLYKRYETASKQLNGLSQNEQQMVHRLDLIQFQFDEIQKADLKLREDEELMEERKKINNFEKIHEALQTSYNALNGEQHAIDWLSVAMNNLEEAAGLDEGLKNSSETVSNSYFLLEEAVSNIRDQLDSLDYDTERVEFIESRLNEINQLKRKYGRTIEEILEYGAAIEEEVEKLQNRETHIAKLEKEMKSIKADLIVEAKNLSELRQKFAQQLTKKIHQELKDLYMEKTIFEPHFLQTAYTFDEMSDRGINQSGLDSMEFYISTNPGEPLKPLSKIASGGELSRIMLALKSIFSKHQGITSIIFDEVDTGVSGRVAQSIAEKIYKVATGSQVLCISHLPQVAAMADTHLFIAKNVRAGRTNTSVKPLIETEKVKEIGRMISGVEITDLTKQHANELIQLAKRLKITS, translated from the coding sequence TTGTTAACAGAACTATCGATTAGGAATTTTGCGATCATAGACAGCCTGTCCGTTTCATTTGAGAAAGGCTTAACGGTCTTGACAGGGGAAACAGGGGCAGGGAAGTCAATCATAATAGATGCCGTTCATCTTTTGGTTGGGGGGCGTGGTTCTGCAGAGTTCATTCGGCATGGTGAGTCTAAGGCCGAAATAGAAGGATTATTCCAAATTGAAGATGAAAAACACCCGGTCTTTGCCAAAGCGGAAGAGTTTGGCCTGGATATGAATGATGGGATGGCGATACTTCGAAGGGACATCTCACAGAGCGGCAAAAGCGTTTGCAGGGTAAATGGAAAACTTGTAACGATTTCCACTTTACGAGAGATAGGACGGACATTGATAGATATCCATGGACAGCATGAACATCAGGAATTAATGGATGAACGACTCCATCTTCCGCTACTCGATCAATTCGGCGGTGAAAAAATCGCATCTGCACTCACTGAATACCAAAAGCTATATAAACGTTATGAAACCGCTTCTAAACAATTGAATGGTTTGAGTCAAAATGAACAGCAAATGGTCCACCGCCTTGATTTGATCCAATTTCAATTCGATGAAATCCAAAAAGCTGATTTGAAATTACGCGAAGATGAAGAATTGATGGAAGAGCGGAAGAAAATTAATAATTTCGAAAAAATCCATGAAGCGCTGCAAACCAGTTATAATGCTTTAAATGGTGAGCAGCATGCAATTGATTGGCTTTCAGTAGCCATGAATAATTTGGAGGAAGCGGCAGGGCTTGATGAAGGTTTAAAGAACAGCTCTGAAACCGTTTCAAATAGCTACTTCCTGCTTGAAGAGGCCGTGTCAAACATCCGAGACCAATTAGACTCTTTGGATTATGATACTGAACGTGTGGAATTCATTGAAAGTCGCCTTAATGAAATAAATCAATTAAAGCGTAAATACGGGAGGACCATCGAGGAAATCCTGGAATATGGAGCCGCTATAGAAGAAGAAGTCGAAAAACTGCAAAATAGGGAAACCCATATAGCGAAGCTTGAAAAGGAAATGAAATCCATCAAGGCAGATTTAATTGTCGAAGCAAAGAATCTTTCTGAACTTCGCCAGAAATTCGCTCAGCAGTTAACCAAAAAGATCCATCAGGAATTAAAAGATTTATACATGGAAAAGACAATTTTCGAACCACATTTCCTTCAAACGGCCTATACTTTCGATGAAATGTCAGATAGGGGCATTAATCAGTCAGGGCTGGATTCAATGGAATTTTATATTTCCACCAATCCAGGCGAACCGTTAAAACCTCTTTCTAAAATCGCATCTGGCGGAGAGCTGTCGAGGATCATGCTGGCTTTGAAAAGTATTTTCTCCAAGCACCAAGGCATAACGTCCATTATATTTGATGAAGTGGACACAGGTGTGAGCGGGCGGGTTGCACAATCCATTGCCGAAAAGATCTATAAAGTGGCAACTGGATCACAAGTACTATGCATATCCCATTTGCCACAGGTGGCAGCTATGGCGGATACTCATCTTTTCATAGCGAAAAATGTAAGGGCCGGACGCACGAATACCTCGGTCAAGCCGCTAATTGAAACTGAAAAAGTAAAAGAAATTGGCAGGATGATTTCAGGAGTAGAGATAACGGATTTGACGAAGCAGCATGCCAATGAATTAATCCAGCTGGCCAAAAGGCTGAAGATTACATCTTGA
- the spoIVB gene encoding SpoIVB peptidase, which produces MKFVWINRIIGGILLVSLLTLGLYQPSREYFLIPNHLVLFEGSQYSISKSLPVSAKTSGSSDGISLHDEQASITLGAEKPGTNEVLLDVAGLPAKKVDIRVLKDFKVMPGGQSIGVKLNTLGVLVVGHHLIDTAQGKKSPGEKAKIEIGDIITEINGQTIKKMGDVTPFVQQAGEKGEALNLVINRDNEVLHSTLLPLKDKNEGTYKLGLYIRDSAAGIGTMTFYHPDSKKYGALGHVISDMDTKKPIVVKDGQIVQSTVTSIEKGSNGDPGEKLARFSSNKEKIGNINRNSPFGIFGKLNQDFKNGINEKPLPITLSHEVKEGPAKILTVVDGSEVEEFDVEIVSSIPQKFPAIKGMVLKVTDKELLQKTGGIVQGMSGSPIIQNGKLIGAVTHVFVNDPTSGYGVHIEWMLNEAGINIYDKDNYEKAS; this is translated from the coding sequence TTGAAATTTGTATGGATAAACAGGATCATCGGTGGAATTCTCCTTGTTTCGCTATTAACATTAGGGTTATACCAGCCATCTCGTGAATATTTTTTAATTCCAAATCATCTTGTACTATTTGAAGGAAGTCAATATAGTATTTCCAAATCATTGCCTGTTTCTGCAAAAACTTCGGGATCCAGTGATGGAATTTCGCTTCATGATGAACAAGCTTCGATTACGCTTGGTGCTGAGAAACCAGGTACGAATGAAGTGTTACTCGATGTTGCAGGCTTACCTGCCAAAAAGGTCGACATCAGGGTGTTAAAAGACTTTAAAGTCATGCCTGGAGGCCAATCCATTGGAGTAAAGCTGAATACTCTTGGAGTTCTCGTAGTAGGTCATCATCTTATTGATACTGCGCAGGGGAAAAAATCACCGGGAGAAAAAGCGAAAATTGAAATCGGTGATATTATTACAGAAATCAATGGTCAGACGATAAAGAAGATGGGGGATGTAACCCCTTTTGTTCAGCAGGCAGGCGAAAAGGGTGAGGCGTTGAATCTTGTCATTAACCGTGATAATGAAGTGCTTCATAGTACCCTATTACCTCTAAAGGATAAGAATGAAGGAACTTACAAATTAGGTTTATATATCCGTGATTCGGCAGCTGGCATTGGAACGATGACGTTTTATCACCCGGATTCGAAAAAATATGGGGCGTTGGGACATGTCATATCCGATATGGATACAAAAAAGCCTATTGTTGTAAAGGACGGACAGATTGTTCAATCGACGGTCACATCTATTGAAAAGGGAAGCAATGGTGATCCGGGAGAAAAATTGGCACGCTTTTCTTCCAATAAAGAAAAAATTGGAAATATCAATCGCAATAGCCCCTTTGGAATTTTTGGGAAATTAAATCAAGATTTTAAAAATGGAATTAACGAAAAGCCACTCCCTATCACCCTTTCCCATGAGGTAAAGGAAGGACCAGCAAAAATCCTTACAGTGGTGGATGGTTCTGAAGTGGAGGAATTCGATGTCGAAATCGTCAGTTCCATACCACAGAAGTTTCCTGCAATTAAAGGAATGGTCTTAAAAGTGACGGATAAAGAATTGCTTCAAAAAACGGGTGGGATCGTTCAAGGTATGAGCGGCAGTCCTATCATACAAAATGGGAAATTAATCGGTGCAGTCACCCATGTATTCGTTAATGATCCTACAAGTGGGTATGGAGTCCATATCGAATGGATGTTAAACGAAGCCGGTATAAATATATACGACAAAGATAATTATGAAAAGGCAAGCTAA
- the spo0A gene encoding sporulation transcription factor Spo0A, with protein MKKIKVCVVDDNRELVGLLEEYISAQEDMEVIGVAHNGQDCLGMLESVDPDILILDIIMPHLDGLGVLEKLREVKRGAMPNVIMLTAFGQEDVTKKAVDLGASYFILKPFDMENLANHIRQVSSKGQAVLKNHSQFSYRPQNESKPKNLDASITSIIHEIGVPAHIKGYLYLREAISMVYNDIELLGSITKVLYPDIAKKYNTTASRVERAIRHAIEVAWSRGNIESISSLFGYTVSMTKAKPTNSEFIAMVADKLRLEHKAS; from the coding sequence GTGAAAAAAATTAAGGTGTGCGTTGTAGATGATAATAGAGAACTTGTTGGCCTTCTGGAAGAATACATTTCTGCACAGGAAGACATGGAAGTAATTGGGGTGGCACATAACGGTCAAGATTGCCTGGGTATGCTTGAAAGCGTTGATCCGGATATATTGATCCTCGATATTATCATGCCTCATTTAGATGGGTTAGGTGTACTTGAAAAACTTCGTGAAGTAAAACGGGGTGCTATGCCTAATGTGATTATGCTTACTGCCTTTGGTCAAGAAGATGTAACGAAAAAAGCTGTTGATTTGGGCGCGTCTTACTTTATCCTGAAACCATTTGATATGGAAAATCTGGCCAATCACATTCGTCAGGTAAGCAGTAAAGGGCAGGCGGTTTTAAAAAATCATAGTCAATTTAGCTATCGTCCCCAAAATGAATCCAAGCCGAAGAACCTCGATGCCAGCATCACAAGCATCATTCACGAGATTGGAGTGCCAGCACATATTAAGGGCTATTTGTATTTAAGGGAAGCCATATCCATGGTATATAATGATATCGAACTATTGGGTTCTATCACCAAAGTTTTATATCCGGATATCGCAAAAAAATACAATACTACGGCCAGCCGTGTTGAACGTGCTATCCGGCATGCGATTGAAGTGGCCTGGAGCCGTGGAAATATAGAATCCATTTCATCTCTTTTCGGATATACCGTAAGCATGACTAAGGCAAAACCTACAAATTCCGAATTTATTGCCATGGTTGCCGATAAGCTGCGTCTCGAACATAAGGCTTCTTGA